The following proteins are encoded in a genomic region of Rattus rattus isolate New Zealand chromosome 2, Rrattus_CSIRO_v1, whole genome shotgun sequence:
- the LOC116894425 gene encoding keratin-associated protein 20-2-like has product MCYYGSYYGGLGYGYGGLGCGYGCGYGCGYGGYGYGCCRPLCCRRYWSYGFY; this is encoded by the coding sequence ATGTGTTACTATGGCAGCTACTATGGAGGCCTGGGCTATGGCTATGGTGGCCTAGGCTGTGGCTATGGttgtggctatggctgtggctatggtgGCTATGGTTATGGCTGTTGCCGCCCATTGTGCTGTAGAAGATACTGGTCCTATGGCTTCTATTGA
- the LOC116894426 gene encoding keratin-associated protein 20-2-like, whose translation MCYYGSYYGGLGYGYGGLGCGYGCGYGCSYGGYGYGCCRPLCCRRYWSCGFY comes from the coding sequence ATGTGCTACTACGGCAGCTACTACGGAGGCCTGGGCTATGGCTATGGTGGCCtaggctgtggctatggctgtggctatggctgtaGCTATGGTGGCTATGGTTATGGCTGCTGCCGCCCACTGTGCTGTAGAAGGTACTGGTCCTGTGGCTTTTACTGA